From Bactrocera oleae isolate idBacOlea1 chromosome 4, idBacOlea1, whole genome shotgun sequence:
atGTCGATGTGGATGGCGTTTTGTCAAATAATCGTATTCTAACTAACTATATTAAATGTCTTATGGATAAAGGTCCTTGCACTCAGGAAGGTCGTgagttaaaaagtaaatattatttattaaatatgcatatttttgtgaacatatagttactttttattaaattaacaatCTAATTTTTGTTTAGAATTATTACCTGATGCCCTACAGACGGATTGCTCAAAATGTACAGATACCCAGaggaaaaattcacaaaaagtaataaatttcctTCGTGTGAACCGTCCAGGAGAGTGGAAACTGCTACTAGACAAATACGACTCTAAAGGAATTTACAGATCTAAGTATGAGAAACAAGGTTAAACTTAGTCACAGAGAACGGTTAAACGTTGAAATAAAActacatgtattatatatgtatatgagttagtcagaaaataaatatgtatgcaatacACAGTACAATCCGTACATATATAGCAATGTATTTTCATTATAATAACCATTTAACGATTTTATTTCTCATAGTGTTCACGATTGTTTGTAAAATCAAAACTAATTACTTTTAATAACTTTTGCGTGTCATTAGCAACTAATCAGGAAACTCTAAATCAGCTAATAATTAAGATCcactaataaattaaaaatattgtaaaatatagtttaaaataactaaaacaacacgctttaaagaaattttcaaaccTCCTCCTATAGagctcttccctaccatcttgtttgtgaaatttaatgcttatggcgcatttatttcgtcagttatcgcacttttagtatattttaacataactgttatagggagtgggcgtgggCGTGGTTTCTCTTtctctcagcaaatttggttgagttagctttaccggtttggaagatatatattattaaaccatttaggggcggGGTTACGCCCACCTTTCAAGTAATGGAAgactgttatcaaattattgcattgtcacGTTTGtaaagtttcaagttgatcagacttctggaaagcggtgaaaattgagctctCATACTTGtattccattacatacatacaacccaagctaataaaagcgtattaataaaataccaagcGTTGAAGAGAAGCGACTCGACTCAAAGAAACGGGCAGC
This genomic window contains:
- the Phk-3 gene encoding ejaculatory bulb-specific protein 3; this translates as MSIRISIENMKAALIFFIIVAVQYGSAQKQYTNKFDNVDVDGVLSNNRILTNYIKCLMDKGPCTQEGRELKKLLPDALQTDCSKCTDTQRKNSQKVINFLRVNRPGEWKLLLDKYDSKGIYRSKYEKQG